The Deltaproteobacteria bacterium genome segment TCATCTGCCTCAAACATGTTGTGTGTGGTGAGAAGCACTGTAGTGCCGTTGCCGTTGATTTCCATGAGTAGTTGACGCAGGTATCGCGCGCTAGGTACATCCAACCCAGTGGTGGGTTCGTCGAGGAATAGGATTTCCGGCTCGTGCACAAGTGCTGCCGCGATGGTGAGTCTGCGTTTCAATCCCTTGGAGAGGCCCTGAAACGGTACCGTTGCCTTGTCTTGTAAACCGAACATGGTCAACAGTTTTTCTCTCTGCAGTTGCCGTTTTACACGAGAGATGCCATAAAGCTCTCCCAGGTATTCCAGGTTTCGCTTGCAGCTCAGTTCAGGGTAGAGATTGGACTCATCAGGGACCACGCCGATGATTTCCTTGACTCTTATTGGATCCCTGTCAAGATCATAACCGCAGATCATCACCTTGCCGCCATCACGCCCCAACAGCCCGCTCAATATATTGACGGTTGTGGTCTTGCCCGCGCCATTCGGCCCCAGGTAAGCAAAGATCTCACCCCTGCGCACATGAAAGCTCACCCCATCCAGGGCGACTAGATCACCATAGCGTTTAGCAAGCTTTTCAACCTTGAGAGCAACGCCTTGTTCATTTATGGCAGAATCGTTGTTCAAGACAACACCCGTTGTACTAGCTTTACGGCAAAAAGCAGCAGAACTACGCCAAAAATTCGCCGCACTGTCTTGCCTTTCAGACGTGCCGCCATAATCCTGGAGCCCATCTGCCCGCCGGCAAAGGAAAAAAGTGCCGCCAACAGGATAAAATGCCAGTCTACTTTTTCCATGGACACGTGGGTAGCAAAACCACTGAAGGAAGAAAACACCACAATAAAGATCGAGGTAGCGGCAGCAGTCTTGGTGGGGACCTTCAGCAGATAGATAAGCAGGGGTACAATAAATACACCGCCGCCGATGCCCAGCAGTCCAGCCATAAAGCCGATTGCCACACCAATGGCCCCGCCGCCGATGATCCTTCGCCGGGCGGAAATTTCCTCTCCTTCGGATTCAAGCTTGCCGGAAAAAAGCATACGCCCAGCAGCCAGCAGGATTACCCCCGCAAGGACTGCTGTAAAAATTTTCACATCAACTTTTGCACTGGTATAGGCACCGAGAGGAGCGGCCAGAGTGGAACTCACAATGAGCGGCACCCCGATGTGCACATCCACCATTTTCTTCTGAAAGTAGGTGATGGCTGCAGAAATTGCCGCGATTCCATTGAGGAAAAGCGAAGCCGACAGGGCTGTAGGTACTGGAAAGTAAAGGAGAATAAATAGCGGCGAAAAGATGAGACCGCCACCAAGGCCTACCATGGTGAGCACCAATGAACTGGCAAAAATGATCGGCAGAAGCAGGAACAGGGGCATGGTATCGGTGGCCTCAAGCAAGAACTGATTCGAGTCGCACTAGAGCAACATTAGAAGCGGTTGCAGGCACACTCCCTAAAAAACAGGAGGACCCGGACTCTTCAGCGGCATGTCATCGTTGTCTGCCGGTGCATGGATGCTCTTGCTCTTCTCCATGGCATTCTTTGACCTGCTCCGGGCTGCAGTTTTCAGGCTTGTCCTTCAGTCTTTCCGGAAACTGACAGATACCCTCCTTTACCTGACAACACATAATGTCTTCCCTCCTCTCTTTGCTCTAATTCCAGACAGGAAGCCGCTGCTACAGCACAGGCCAATCTGGCATCTCTAATTTGCGCCATCCCCCAGAGACCTATCCAGAAGTTTTATTATCCGCCACTTGCACTCCTTTCGTAGTGGTCGAGAAAACGACTGAGCGCATCCTTGCTCTTCTGCATAAATGGGATCCAGTTTCGCAGCAACTCCTCACCTTCTCTGGTCAGATGATAATATCGCCGGGCAGGACCGCTTCCAGTGGTATCCCAGCGGGAAGATACGAAACCTTCCGTTTCCAACCTTCGCAAATGACGATAAATGATTCCAGGATCGATGTTTCCATCAACAAAGCCAAAACTTGAAATCTTCTCTATTAGTTCATAGCCATAGGATGGCCGCATTTTGAGAGCCAGCAGTAAAGAAGGCTGCAAAAAGCGCTCTGTCTTTCCTGCAGGGCAACCGCAGCCTTCACTATCGCCATGGCACATTTATTTTCTCCGATAAGGATTTATAGTCTATATAGTAGAGACACAGCTATCAGTCAACATAAAAACGTCGCTTTGTATTTAAACCGTGCTGCTCAGGGATGACACAGAGAACCAGTTCGAGCAATTTCTGCAAAGACAACAATGCAGCCGCTTGTGGTTTTGTCCACTCAGCAGGTCTAGCTACCCCGCAAAGGGCTCCACTGCCGGAATCCCGCGCGGGTTTTGCCCGAACCAACAAGGTATCAAGCCAATGGCACTCTTGCATACAACAGGCAGCAGAGCAACTCCCTGTGGCCATACACTGCCATTCTCTCAACTCAACAGTCCACTATACCGCAATAGTGACTTCATCTCATTTCCCAGACAACTACCAAGATAGCAGCCCGAAGACCATGCTGCAAGACACCATAATGTCCGGATTACGGACATAGCAACATGTTAAATTCATTTTCAAAACTTCACCTAGACATCAGTTCTGTCCGCGCATCGGACAAGGTTGGCATGCCATCTACCGTCCACTGCCATGATTCATCTCTCCTGTCCTTCAGAAAAGGCGCCAGGCAAAACTTTTTAGTGACTCATTATTGAATGTAATTACAGTTAGTTATAGCAATTCTTCCACAAATGCCTCAGGTGCAAGCATGACACATTCAAATCCACTCACTAGCCTGGCACAGGTATTGCCTTTTGTCAGGTACAGTGCACACCATTTTTACTTTTTTCAAGATACCGGGATATTGGATGCTTGACCCTATTTTCATAGTTGATGCCAACAGTAGACAACGGGCGGAGCTCTGCTCTTTCCTCGAGCTCGAGCACTACCGTTCCGTTGCCGTGGGTTCTCTTGGTGCTCTAGAAAAAGGCCTCAAAGAGAGCGGTTTTCAGTTGGTAATACTGGATCTTGACACGTTGCAGGTCGACAACCGCTTTCTTAGAACTTTAATCCACAAGAACCCCAGGACCTGTGTGATTGCTACTTCGACTCGCTCATTCCATCCAGAACTAAAAGAAGCTTTCAGTACTCATATCTCTGTCTGCCTCAGCAAACCACTGGATCTAGATGAGTTGCTCTACTGGATCAAGGCCATATGCGAGTCGCGGCCCAGTTCAAGGGATTCTCCGCAATGAACAACAGGAAACTGTGTTGTTCACTGCTTTCTTATTCTTACAAGGAGGTGCCCAGATGAAGAAGAGGCAAGAAGCCATGGACCGCCGCCAGTTTTTACGAAAAATCGGCAGCCGGGCTTCCATCATAGGCGCTGGTGTTGTTCTGTTGCAGCCCGACAGCTTAGTGCAGGCAGCGATTCCCAGGAAAAAGTACGGCATGGTTATCGACGTCAACAGATGCACAGCCTGTCAGGGCTGCACCATTTCCTGCAAGAGCGAAAACAACGTTCCGCAGGGTTATTTCAGGAGCTGGGTCAAAGTGATGTCTAAAGGAATCTATCCTGATGTAAGTGCCCATTTCCTGCCACGGCTTTGCAACAATTGTGAGGACGCTTCGTGCCTGAACCTTTGTCCGACCGGCGCTACTTACCGCACAAATGAAGATGGCGTGGTGCATGTGAACAGAGACGTCTGTGTAGGATGCCGTATATGTATTGTGGCCTGCCCCTATGGTTCTCGTTATCTCAATCCCATCA includes the following:
- a CDS encoding ABC transporter ATP-binding protein; the encoded protein is MNNDSAINEQGVALKVEKLAKRYGDLVALDGVSFHVRRGEIFAYLGPNGAGKTTTVNILSGLLGRDGGKVMICGYDLDRDPIRVKEIIGVVPDESNLYPELSCKRNLEYLGELYGISRVKRQLQREKLLTMFGLQDKATVPFQGLSKGLKRRLTIAAALVHEPEILFLDEPTTGLDVPSARYLRQLLMEINGNGTTVLLTTHNMFEADELAHRLGILIKGRLVTTGTPEEIRKLAEQRERLEVVFSQKVGARELLQNCTAVTGVVMKDNTAILAVANLDEALRQIVTYAGAHGVKIVNVVSMPPSLEEAFLSLLQSHQEVA
- a CDS encoding sulfite exporter TauE/SafE family protein — translated: MPLFLLLPIIFASSLVLTMVGLGGGLIFSPLFILLYFPVPTALSASLFLNGIAAISAAITYFQKKMVDVHIGVPLIVSSTLAAPLGAYTSAKVDVKIFTAVLAGVILLAAGRMLFSGKLESEGEEISARRRIIGGGAIGVAIGFMAGLLGIGGGVFIVPLLIYLLKVPTKTAAATSIFIVVFSSFSGFATHVSMEKVDWHFILLAALFSFAGGQMGSRIMAARLKGKTVRRIFGVVLLLFAVKLVQRVLS
- a CDS encoding helix-turn-helix transcriptional regulator; the protein is MCHGDSEGCGCPAGKTERFLQPSLLLALKMRPSYGYELIEKISSFGFVDGNIDPGIIYRHLRRLETEGFVSSRWDTTGSGPARRYYHLTREGEELLRNWIPFMQKSKDALSRFLDHYERSASGG
- a CDS encoding response regulator; the protein is MLDPIFIVDANSRQRAELCSFLELEHYRSVAVGSLGALEKGLKESGFQLVILDLDTLQVDNRFLRTLIHKNPRTCVIATSTRSFHPELKEAFSTHISVCLSKPLDLDELLYWIKAICESRPSSRDSPQ
- a CDS encoding 4Fe-4S dicluster domain-containing protein, translated to MDRRQFLRKIGSRASIIGAGVVLLQPDSLVQAAIPRKKYGMVIDVNRCTACQGCTISCKSENNVPQGYFRSWVKVMSKGIYPDVSAHFLPRLCNNCEDASCLNLCPTGATYRTNEDGVVHVNRDVCVGCRICIVACPYGSRYLNPISRTADKCDFCYHRITEGLEPACVDACTGRARIFGDLNDPTSEVAKYKERHATQRLRADLDTRPKVHYVNADESIMGPDYSRLLARRS